The proteins below come from a single Aegilops tauschii subsp. strangulata cultivar AL8/78 chromosome 6, Aet v6.0, whole genome shotgun sequence genomic window:
- the LOC141026217 gene encoding uncharacterized protein, producing the protein MRVLFWNIRGFGQDGRRRQLIEYVRDEHIDIVVIQETMRSDFSLPELDRLSTHLFAWHWLPSSGNAGHSGGILLGVKDATFEVGSMDRGQFFVSMELYERALNFKWEVIIVYGPADHSRSASFLEELNRKVSAASLPVVVGGDFNLL; encoded by the coding sequence ATGCGTGTCTTATTCTGGAACATCCGCGGGTTCGGCCAGGACGGCCGACGCCGCCAACTCATCGAGTACGTGCGCGATGAGCATATTGACATAGTGGTGATCCAGGAAACCATGCGCTCCGACTTCTCATTGCCAGAGCTTGACCGGCTAAGCACCCACCTCTTTGCGTGGCACTGGCTCCCTTCTAGTGGGAACGCCGGCCATTCGGGTGGCATCCTTCTAGGTGTGAAGGATGCCACCTTCGAGGTGGGGAGTATGGACCGGGGCCAGTTCTTTGTTAGTATGGAGCTCTATGAACGAGCCCTGAACTTCAAATGGGAGGTTATCATCGTCTATGGCCCGGCTGACCACAGTAGATCCGCGTCCTTCCTCGAGGAGCTTAACCGGAAGGTCTCTGCGGCCTCCCTGCCGGTGGTTGTCGGAGGCGATTTTAACCTCCTCTGA
- the LOC141026218 gene encoding uncharacterized protein, with product MQMFNDCIADLGLREIDRIGARFTWTNRQASPTQSVLDRVLVSSEWDLRCPLASLRAITRIGSDHVPLLLSSSDERPPIPPRFRFETFWLSQTGFVEAVGARWVETRTLPHLCPPPSAIDSWHLCAKRGRQFMKGWGANHDLRERKKALLTAIQALDLRADTVSLSPDEWISRYDLDDQLSIIYTDEEAYWRLRGSQKWVLKGDANTAYFQAIANGRRRRNTILLLWDGPSLLQSPSDIRTHVDGFYRSLFSASPRSGLSLALDCWSGR from the coding sequence ATGCAGATGTTTAATGACTGCATTGCCGATCTTGGTCTTCGCGAAATAGATAGGATCGGTGCCAGGTTCACCTGGACCAATCGGCAAGCCTCCCCGACCCAGTCCGTCCTGGACCGGGTCCTAGTCTCCTCGGAATGGGACCTCCGCTGCCCTTTGGCCTCTCTTCGGGCTATCACTCGGATTGGCTCCGACCATGTCCCTCTTCTCTTGTCCTCCTCCGACGAGCGTCCTCCGATCCCTCCTCGATTTCGGTTTGAGACATTCTGGTTGTCCCAAACTGGATTCGTGGAGGCTGTTGGGGCTCGCTGGGTGGAGACCAGGACTCTTCCTCACCTCTGCCCCCCCCCGTCTGCTATTGACTCTTGGCACCTCTGTGCCAAACGCGGCCGACAGTTCATGAAGGGATGGGGTGCCAACCACGACCTCCGCGAGCGAAAAAAGGCCTTGCTGACCGCCATTCAGGCACTTGACCTCCGTGCTGACACGGTCAGCCTCTCCCCTGATGAGTGGATCTCTCGGTATGACCTGGATGACCAACTCTCCATCATCTACACGGACGAGGAAGCTTACTGGCGTTTGCGGGGTTCCCAGAAATGGGTCCTGAAGGGCGACGCGAACACGGCCTACTTTCAGGCCATAGCAAACGGCCGCCGTAGACGCaacaccatcctcctcctctgGGACGGTCCGTCCCTTCTGCAGTCCCCGAGCGACATTAGGACCCATGTCGACGGGTTCTACCGATCCCTTTTCTCTGCCTCTCCTAGGAGCGGCCTTTCTCTGGCCCTCGATTGCTGGTCCGGCCGCTAG